The proteins below come from a single Lycium ferocissimum isolate CSIRO_LF1 unplaced genomic scaffold, AGI_CSIRO_Lferr_CH_V1 ctg5931, whole genome shotgun sequence genomic window:
- the LOC132045042 gene encoding RING-H2 finger protein ATL52-like yields the protein MGSVGNTNPWAPYDSYKDCSQGNCNVYCPQWCYFLLPPPPPDDDDSSDDSATAFSLLIIAIIGILASALLLVSYYTIINKYCRRRRSKNAATEIEANRNGMPQDQWQLAIAGLDESTIKAITVCKFKKGEGLVEDTECA from the coding sequence ATGGGATCTGTTGGAAATACAAATCCATGGGCACCTTATGATAGTTATAAAGATTGTTCACAAGGGAATTGTAATGTGTATTGTCCACAATGGTGTTACTTTCTTTTACCTCCTCCTCCtcctgatgatgatgattcatCAGATGATTCTGCCACAGCTTTCTCCCTTCTTATCATAGCGATCATCGGTATATTAGCAAGTGCTCTCCTTCTTGTTAGCTACTATACCATCATCAATAAGTATTGCAGGAGAAGGAGAAGCAAAAATGCAGCCACAGAGATAGAAGCCAATCGAAACGGGATGCCTCAAGATCAGTGGCAACTTGCTATTGCTGGATTGGATGAGAGTACAATTAAGGCTATTACAGTGTGCAAGTTCAAGAAAGGTGAAGGATTGGTTGAGGACACTGAATGTGCCTAA
- the LOC132045044 gene encoding zinc finger CCCH domain-containing protein 30-like has translation MCTGPERPNSSASTNQSTSDSTSSMKGITKLTVETEDSFSSLLELASNNDLEGFKRSVELDASAIDEVGLWLVRKKGAKQIVNEERTPLMVAATYGSLDVLKLIISNPVVDVNRACGPDKCTALHCATSGGSVNVVDAVKLLLSAGADPNVEDANGQRPADVIVVPPKLPGARASLEELLLNNSSDGSVGECKLRVSVATSNGSSPILSSSPDNGSPCSPSDLLSSPMALKFSDIPPNSAPEKKEYPIDPSLPDIKNSIYSTDEFRMFSFKVRPCSRAYSHDWTECPFVHPGENARRRDPRKYHYSCVPCPEFRKGACRRGDMCEYAHGVFECWLHPAQYRTRLCKDGTSCARRVCFFAHTTEELRPLYVSTGSAVPSPRSAASAASVMDMAAALNLFPGSPSAHSVMSPSAFNQPMSPTANGMSHSSAPWPQPNVPTLHLPGSNLQSSRLRSSLSARDIPPDDFNILQDFDAQQLVLNDMACYSQPRPNSASLNRSGRSKTLTPSNLDELFSAEMNSSPRYSDQAAASGVFSPSHKSAYFNQFQQQQSMLSPINTNVFSPKNIEHPLLQASFGVSSPGRMSPRSMEPISPMSARLSAFAQREKQQQQLRSLSSRDLGSNNASVVGSPVGNSWSNWGSPGGKVDWSVNGSGLGHLRRSSSFEQLNNGEEPDLSWVQSLVKESPTEMKEKQAAPISGAAPSGESLKNSSQIDSVDHSVLGAWLEQMQLDQLVA, from the coding sequence ATGTGCACTGGCCCAGAAAGACCCAATTCGAGTGCATCTACCAACCAATCCACTTCTGATTCTACATCTAGTATGAAGGGTATTACTAAACTCACAGTTGAGACAGAGGATTCTTTTTCGAGTTTGCTTGAACTTGCTTCCAACAACGATCTTGAAGGTTTTAAAAGATCCGTTGAGCTTGATGCTTCTGCTATTGATGAGGTGGGGCTATGGTTGGTTCGCAAGAAAGGTGCAAAGCAGATTGTTAATGAGGAAAGGACTCCTTTAATGGTAGCGGCTACATACGGAAGTTTAGATGTTTTGAAGTTGATTATCTCTAATCCTGTGGTTGATGTTAACCGTGCTTGTGGACCAGACAAGTGCACTGCTCTCCACTGTGCAACATCTGGTGGTTCTGTCAATGTTGTTGATGCAGTTAAGTTGCTGCTGTCAGCTGGCGCCGATCCTAATGTTGAGGATGCTAATGGCCAGCGGCCAGCTGATGTGATTGTTGTTCCTCCAAAGCTTCCTGGTGCTAGAGCTTCTCTTGAAGAACTGCTTCTGAACAATTCATCTGATGGCTCAGTTGGTGAGTGCAAATTGAGAGTATCTGTCGCTACTTCAAATGGATCCTCTCCTATTCTTTCCTCATCACCAGATAATGGATCTCCTTGTTCACCATCGGATTTATTGTCTTCCCCTATGGCATTGAAGTTCAGTGATATTCCTCCTAATTCTGCACCGGAGAAAAAAGAATATCCAATAGATCCGTCTCTCCCTGATATCaagaacagtatatattcgaCGGATGAGTTCCGCATGTTCTCTTTTAAGGTCCGGCCTTGTTCTAGGGCCTATTCACATGACTGGACAGAGTGCCCTTTCGTCCATCCTGGAGAGAATGCTCGCAGAAGAGATCCAAGGAAGTATCACTATAGCTGTGTGCCTTGTCCTGAATTTCGCAAGGGTGCATGCCGGCGCGGTGATATGTGTGAATATGCTCATGGCGTGTTTGAGTGCTGGCTACACCCTGCTCAGTATCGGACCCGCCTGTGCAAGGATGGTACAAGTTGTGCTAGGCGAGTCTGCTTTTTTGCCCATACTACTGAGGAGCTCAGGCCCTTGTATGTCTCTACTGGATCTGCAGTTCCGTCTCCTAGGTCAGCTGCTTCTGCTGCTAGTGTGATGGACATGGCTGCAGCACTGAACCTTTTCCCTGGTTCGCCCTCGGCACACTCTGTGATGTCTCCTTCTGCATTTAACCAACCCATGTCCCCAACTGCCAATGGAATGTCTCATTCATCTGCACCGTGGCCTCAACCAAATGTACCGACACTCCATCTACCTGGAAGCAATCTGCAGTCTAGCCGCCTGAGGTCTTCCCTTAGTGCACGCGACATTCCGCCTGACGATTTTAATATCTTGCAGGATTTTGATGCCCAGCAACTAGTTCTCAATGACATGGCTTGTTATTCACAGCCGCGTCCTAATTCTGCCTCTTTGAACCGATCTGGTCGGTCCAAGACACTAACTCCTTCAAATCTTGATGAGCTGTTTTCTGCCGAAATGAACTCTTCTCCGCGATATTCTGATCAGGCTGCCGCTTCTGGTGTTTTTTCCCCATCACACAAGTCGGCTTACTTTAATCAGTTCCAACAACAGCAGAGCATGCTTTCGCCAATTAATACTAACGTTTTTTCTCCGAAAAACATTGAGCATCCCCTTTTGCAGGCTTCTTTTGGTGTTTCCTCACCTGGAAGGATGTCCCCGAGAAGCATGGAGCCCATCTCTCCCATGAGCGCTCGCCTTTCAGCATTTGCTCAGCGTGAGAAGCAGCAGCAACAGCTGCGAAGCCTCAGCTCGCGTGATCTTGGATCCAATAATGCCTCAGTTGTTGGATCCCCAGTAGGTAATTCTTGGTCGAATTGGGGGTCTCCCGGTGGAAAGGTTGACTGGTCTGTCAACGGAAGTGGACTTGGACATCTGCGCAGATCTTCTTCTTTTGAGCAGCTCAACAATGGAGAGGAGCCTGACCTATCATGGGTGCAATCTCTCGTCAAGGAATCCCCAACCGAGATGAAAGAGAAGCAGGCCGCTCCTATTTCAGGTGCTGCACCATCTGGTGAGAGTTTGAAAAACAGTTCCCAAATTGATTCAGTTGATCATTCAGTTTTAGGAGCTTGGCTTGAGCAGATGCAACTTGATCAGCTTGTAGCCTAG
- the LOC132045043 gene encoding uncharacterized protein LOC132045043, with product MAAVEEPILSRLDRLDNIIKKLEEVRGGDHSPKTSTASSETLTSDGQASSLDFSPRSIEKHCRPIDDVISETEHKGTLIERLVNVENRVLNVCLQLEAELEMMKKKKEEDLVLEETLKKKGEENVGVIEENKKSPHKKGGFKSFVKYCVQGKGIGKHRHKD from the exons atggcaGCAGTAGAAGAACCAATACTCTCTAGGCTGGATAGACTTGACAATATT ATTAAAAAATTGGAGGAAGTCAGAGGAGGTGACCATTCCCCGAAGACATCAACGGCATCAAGCGAGACACTAACGAGCGACGGGCAAGCTTCGTCGCTTGATTTCTCACCAAGAAGCATTGAGAAGCATTGTCGTCCCATAGACGACGTGATTTCTGAGACAGAACACAAGGGGACACTCATTGAGAGGCTGGTGAATGTTGAGAACAGGGTGTTGAATGTGTGTCTGCAATTGGAAGCAGAGTTggagatgatgaagaagaaaaaagaggaagatcTTGTTCTTGAGGAGAcgttaaaaaagaaaggagaggaGAATGTTGGAGTTATTGAGGAGAACAAGAAGTCCCCTCATAAGAAGGGTGGTTTCAAGAGCTTTGTCAAATATTGTGTTCAAGGGAAAGGAATAGGGAAACATAGACACAAAGATTGA
- the LOC132045047 gene encoding chaperonin-like RbcX protein 2, chloroplastic encodes MVGTFSGSGRSLADTHSSSPCLCLNSSLNSGISNFKTTGELGLWRSFKARKQLNLSSSFLEAWCELKLSAKMISLAVNGVSRQKQKIGKFTVVGGLEVEDDDSGEDVKNEMINVITYKAVRTVLQQLYEMNPPQYTWFYNFIVQHVPNTGKEFLQQLFKEKRELAERVMITRLNLYSIWMQKCDHAEIYNRISDQNVELMRERLTQTVIWASEDDEIAGSLD; translated from the exons ATGGTTGGAACTTTTTCTGGGTCTGGAAGATCATTAGCTGATACTCATTCTTCTTCTCCATGTTTGTGCTTGAATTCTAGTCTTAACTCAGGTATCTCTAATTTCAAGACTACTGGGGAATTGGGTTTGTGGAGAAGCTTTAAGGCTAGGAAACAGTTGAATTTAAGCAGTAGTTTCTTGGAAGCATGGTGTGAGTTGAAGTTATCTGCAAAGATGATATCTTTGGCTGTAAATGGGGTTTCAAGACAGAAACAAAAGATTGGGAAATTCACTGTTGTTGGTGGCTTGGAAGTGGAGGATGATGATTCAGGGGAAGATGTTAAAAAT GAAATGATCAATGTTATAACTTACAAAGCTGTACGGACTGTTCTGCAACAACTCTATGAGATGAACCCGCCACAGTACACATGGTTTTACAA ttTTATAGTACAACACGTGCCTAACACGGGGAAAGAATTCCTTCAACAGCTTTTCAAG GAAAAGCGGGAACTTGCTGAGAGAGTGATGATAACCCGTCTTAACCTTTACAGTATATGGATGCAG AAATGTGATCATGCTGAAATATATAACAGAATATCTGATCAGAACGTGGAATTGATGCGTGAACGACTCACTCAAACTGTTATATGGGCATCTGAAGATGATGAGATTGCTGGAAGTTTGGATTGA